Proteins encoded by one window of Acidipropionibacterium virtanenii:
- a CDS encoding inositol monophosphatase family protein: MTDFTDDLRLAHVMADDADSITMARFQAGDLKVSAKPDHTEVTDADLAVEDSVRRTLSHSRSRDAVHGEERADTGQGPRRWIIDPIDGTANYLRGAPVWATLIALSIEDRVVASVVSAPALQRRWWAAEGIGAWTGKSLVKARPIHVSAVGDLGDAFMSYSSLHGWVEKGRGRGFGELMRSVWRTRAFGDFWSYMMVAEGTVDLACEPELSLHDMAALDVIVREAGGRFSSLDGADGPWGPDAMASNGLLHEESLEMLAED; encoded by the coding sequence ATGACCGACTTCACCGATGATCTGCGCCTGGCTCATGTGATGGCCGACGACGCCGACTCCATCACCATGGCCCGATTCCAGGCCGGCGACCTGAAGGTGTCCGCCAAGCCGGACCACACCGAGGTCACCGACGCCGACCTGGCTGTGGAGGATTCGGTGCGCCGCACCCTGAGCCACAGCCGTTCCCGCGACGCGGTGCACGGCGAGGAGCGGGCCGACACCGGCCAGGGCCCCCGGAGGTGGATCATCGACCCGATCGACGGGACCGCGAACTATTTGCGCGGGGCGCCGGTGTGGGCCACTCTCATCGCTCTGAGCATCGAGGACCGGGTGGTGGCCTCGGTGGTCTCGGCACCGGCCCTGCAGCGGCGCTGGTGGGCCGCCGAGGGAATCGGCGCCTGGACCGGGAAGTCCCTGGTCAAGGCCAGGCCGATCCACGTCTCGGCGGTCGGCGATCTGGGGGATGCCTTCATGTCCTACTCCTCCCTGCACGGTTGGGTGGAGAAGGGCCGGGGACGGGGCTTCGGCGAGCTGATGCGCAGTGTGTGGCGCACCCGGGCGTTCGGGGACTTCTGGTCCTACATGATGGTCGCCGAGGGGACGGTCGACCTGGCCTGCGAGCCCGAGCTCAGCCTGCACGACATGGCGGCCCTGGACGTCATCGTCCGGGAGGCCGGCGGCAGGTTCAGCTCGCTGGACGGCGCGGACGGCCCCTGGGGTCCCGATGCGATGGCCAGCAACGGGCTGCTCCACGAGGAGTCCCTGGAGATGCTGGCCGAGGACTGA
- a CDS encoding ABC transporter ATP-binding protein: protein MSEELLQVDGLRVDFGRRRRVAVDSISFGVGPGERLGLIGESGSGKSVTALAVMGLLPDNAHVSGSVAWRGQDLLGLSDKEMSRLRGAQIGMVFQEPMTALDPTMKVGRQVAESLRLHDSSAASARHAVLEMLGQVGLPEPRRVADSYPHQLSGGQRQRALMAMALVNNPDLLICDEPTTALDVTVQARVLATLDEVLDAVGAACLFISHDLGVVSQVCDRIMVMRHGELVERGATAEVLRAPRHPYTRRLLSAARLDLVEPGRMIELEDA from the coding sequence ATGAGTGAGGAACTGCTTCAGGTCGACGGTCTTCGGGTCGACTTCGGACGGCGACGCCGGGTGGCCGTCGACTCCATCAGCTTCGGCGTCGGACCGGGGGAGCGCCTCGGACTGATCGGCGAATCGGGGTCCGGCAAGTCCGTCACCGCGCTGGCGGTGATGGGGCTGCTTCCCGACAACGCCCACGTGTCGGGTTCGGTCGCCTGGCGCGGCCAGGATCTGCTGGGCCTCTCCGACAAGGAGATGTCGAGGCTGCGCGGGGCCCAGATCGGAATGGTCTTCCAGGAACCCATGACGGCCCTGGACCCCACCATGAAGGTCGGCCGGCAGGTCGCAGAGTCCCTGCGCCTGCACGACTCCTCGGCGGCCTCCGCCCGTCACGCCGTCCTCGAGATGCTCGGCCAGGTGGGACTGCCCGAACCCCGCCGCGTCGCCGACTCCTACCCGCACCAGCTGTCGGGCGGTCAGCGTCAGCGCGCCCTGATGGCGATGGCCCTGGTGAACAATCCGGATCTGCTCATCTGCGACGAGCCCACCACCGCACTGGACGTGACCGTCCAGGCCAGGGTGCTGGCCACCCTCGACGAGGTGCTCGACGCCGTGGGCGCGGCCTGCCTGTTCATCTCCCACGACCTGGGGGTCGTCTCCCAGGTGTGCGACCGGATCATGGTGATGCGCCACGGCGAGCTGGTCGAGAGGGGCGCCACCGCCGAGGTGCTGCGCGCCCCCCGGCACCCCTACACCCGGCGGCTGCTCAGTGCCGCACGGCTCGATCTGGTGGAGCCGGGGCGGATGATCGAGCTGGAGGACGCATGA
- the rsgA gene encoding ribosome small subunit-dependent GTPase A, with protein MSPRRLASSGVDTFDEDGYERPRRRTRPRTKNRPDYSQLPEGTVLSIDRGRYRCRVEGQDVTATKARGLGRKGVIVGDRVRLDGDISGEEGTLARIAETLRRRTVLRRTADDTDPFERPVVANADQILIVTALADPPPRIGMIDRILVASYEAGTEPVLCLTKADLASPRDLSELYSPLGVPVVTSSPEADLGPIRDRLADRTTVLVGHSGVGKSTLINALVPGVDRRIGEVNEVTGRGRHTSTSAQALELPGGGWVIDTPGVRSFGLSHVSSEQVLAAFPDLEPFTAGCPRGCRHTAADPQCGLDAALRAGRIPALRLNSFRRLDAARTR; from the coding sequence GTGAGCCCCCGCAGGCTGGCCTCCTCCGGTGTCGACACCTTCGACGAGGACGGCTACGAGAGGCCCCGGCGCCGCACCCGCCCCCGAACCAAGAACCGGCCGGACTACTCGCAGCTGCCGGAGGGCACGGTGCTGTCCATCGACCGGGGACGGTACCGCTGCCGGGTCGAGGGCCAGGACGTCACCGCCACGAAGGCCCGCGGCCTGGGTCGCAAGGGTGTCATCGTCGGCGACCGGGTCCGCCTCGACGGGGACATCTCCGGAGAGGAGGGCACCCTCGCCCGGATCGCCGAGACACTGCGACGCCGGACCGTACTGCGTCGCACCGCCGACGACACCGATCCCTTCGAGCGCCCCGTCGTCGCCAACGCCGATCAGATCCTCATCGTCACCGCCCTGGCCGACCCACCGCCGAGGATCGGCATGATCGACCGGATCCTGGTGGCCTCCTACGAGGCGGGAACCGAACCGGTCCTGTGTCTCACCAAGGCCGACCTGGCCTCGCCACGGGACCTCTCCGAGCTCTACTCGCCGCTCGGGGTTCCGGTGGTCACCAGCAGCCCCGAGGCCGACCTCGGGCCGATCCGCGACCGCCTGGCGGACCGCACGACCGTCCTGGTCGGGCACTCGGGGGTCGGCAAGTCGACCCTCATCAACGCCCTGGTCCCCGGCGTCGACCGGCGCATCGGGGAGGTGAATGAGGTGACGGGACGCGGCCGGCACACCTCCACCTCGGCGCAGGCCCTGGAGCTGCCCGGCGGCGGCTGGGTGATCGACACACCCGGGGTGCGTTCCTTCGGACTGTCCCATGTCAGCTCCGAGCAGGTGCTTGCGGCCTTCCCCGATCTGGAGCCGTTCACCGCCGGCTGCCCGCGTGGCTGCCGGCACACCGCCGCGGATCCGCAGTGCGGCCTCGACGCGGCTCTGAGGGCCGGCCGGATTCCTGCGCTGCGACTGAACTCCTTCCGTCGGCTCGACGCCGCGCGGACCCGTTGA
- a CDS encoding ABC transporter permease, with the protein MTPLRRLARSLAELILSLLVASLIVYGLLNLLPGDVAQVMLGTNADPTAAAKLRAELGLNRPFPVRYADWMGGLLTGNLGSSVVSGEPIAPEIASRLAVTGWLVGLAMALAVLACLPAGIYAAVHRRRARGFAVSAASQILMSLPAFLAGILLILVFSVTLGWLPAGSYVPLTQSPPDWLRHIVLPVCALALVQAAVLARYVRSAFIDVLADDHLRTARAVGWRLWPALLRHGLRNASISLVTVLGLQLSTLLVGAIVIEQVFVIPGLGSYLLDAVSMRDLVVVADVVMVLVAMVLLITFLVDLLVVLIDPRLRVTADVQEEQ; encoded by the coding sequence ATGACACCGCTGCGGCGTCTGGCCCGCTCCCTGGCCGAGCTGATCCTCAGCCTGCTGGTGGCCTCGCTCATCGTCTACGGGCTGCTCAACCTGCTGCCCGGAGACGTCGCCCAGGTGATGCTGGGCACCAACGCCGACCCGACCGCCGCCGCGAAACTGCGGGCCGAGCTCGGCCTGAACCGGCCCTTCCCGGTGCGCTACGCCGACTGGATGGGCGGCCTGCTCACCGGGAATCTGGGCTCCTCGGTGGTCAGCGGGGAGCCGATCGCCCCTGAGATCGCCTCCAGGCTGGCGGTCACCGGATGGCTCGTCGGGCTGGCCATGGCGCTGGCGGTGCTGGCCTGCCTGCCGGCCGGCATCTACGCCGCCGTGCACCGGCGTCGTGCCCGCGGGTTCGCCGTCTCGGCGGCCTCCCAGATCCTCATGAGCCTGCCCGCCTTCCTGGCCGGGATCCTGCTGATCCTGGTCTTCTCGGTCACCCTGGGCTGGCTGCCGGCCGGATCCTACGTGCCGTTGACCCAGTCCCCTCCGGACTGGCTGCGGCACATCGTCCTTCCGGTCTGCGCCCTGGCCCTGGTCCAGGCCGCCGTCCTGGCGCGCTACGTCCGCAGTGCCTTCATCGACGTGCTCGCCGACGACCATCTGCGCACCGCCCGGGCGGTCGGCTGGAGGCTGTGGCCGGCGCTGCTGCGCCACGGCCTCCGCAATGCCTCGATCAGCCTGGTCACCGTCCTGGGGCTGCAGCTCTCGACACTGCTGGTCGGCGCCATCGTCATCGAACAGGTCTTCGTCATCCCCGGGCTCGGTTCCTACCTGCTGGACGCGGTCTCGATGCGCGATCTGGTCGTGGTGGCCGACGTGGTGATGGTGCTGGTCGCCATGGTGCTGCTGATCACCTTCCTGGTCGATCTGCTGGTGGTGCTCATCGACCCCCGCCTGAGAGTCACCGCGGACGTGCAGGAGGAGCAGTGA
- a CDS encoding DoxX family protein, which yields MSIIRGLGRTLFASYFVVKGTNSALKPDAFVEDAEPVADKLLPLVRRSLPASVGSHIPEDTRSLVRLAGAVQAVGGLAMGTGLGRRPGAALVAASMVPHVIASIPEKTLPKEDRVAARSVLLRNVALLGGALMASRDTAGRPGLGWRLAQRRKALGESAEEAGNQIRRKAGKGRRSVAKAQKKVEKKVRDQIGD from the coding sequence ATGAGCATCATTCGTGGTCTGGGTCGTACCCTGTTCGCCAGCTACTTCGTCGTCAAGGGGACCAATTCGGCGCTCAAGCCCGACGCCTTCGTGGAGGACGCCGAGCCTGTCGCCGACAAGCTGCTCCCCCTGGTCAGGCGATCCCTTCCGGCCTCCGTCGGATCCCACATCCCCGAGGACACCCGCTCCCTGGTCCGCCTCGCCGGCGCCGTCCAGGCTGTCGGCGGACTGGCGATGGGCACCGGCCTGGGCCGGCGCCCGGGCGCCGCTCTGGTGGCGGCCAGCATGGTTCCTCATGTCATCGCGTCGATTCCCGAGAAGACCCTGCCCAAGGAGGACCGCGTCGCCGCGCGCTCCGTGCTGCTGCGCAACGTCGCACTTCTCGGAGGCGCCCTGATGGCCTCCCGCGACACCGCCGGGCGGCCCGGTCTCGGCTGGCGCCTGGCGCAGCGCCGCAAGGCTCTGGGCGAGTCCGCGGAGGAGGCCGGGAACCAGATCCGTCGCAAGGCCGGGAAGGGCCGCCGCAGCGTCGCCAAGGCGCAGAAGAAGGTCGAGAAGAAGGTGCGGGACCAGATCGGTGACTGA
- a CDS encoding ABC transporter ATP-binding protein: MNAPERIRADARPAELRTESVSLHLGDRRGGVQALDDVSLEVRPGTRLGLVGESGSGKSTLLRVLAGLHRPDTGDVLFRGSSIVRRRPRELAELRANVALVLQDPRSSLDPRMNVGRTIAEPLRSPLLRRDRSRQDAAAQLARVMTEVGLDPEAANRFPHEFSGGQRQRIAIARALVTRPAVLLADEPVSALDVSVRAQILNLLLELVNARGLTMVFVSHDLAVVRHLCDEVAVMKDGRIVESGHLADVYAEPQHAVTRDLLAAIPRIKV, translated from the coding sequence ATGAACGCACCCGAACGCATCCGTGCGGACGCCCGGCCGGCGGAGCTGCGGACCGAGTCGGTCAGCCTGCATCTGGGCGACCGGCGCGGCGGCGTCCAGGCCCTCGATGACGTCTCTCTCGAGGTGCGGCCGGGAACCAGGCTCGGGCTCGTGGGGGAGTCCGGATCCGGGAAGTCGACCCTGCTGAGGGTGCTCGCCGGGCTGCACCGGCCCGACACCGGGGATGTGCTGTTCCGCGGATCCTCGATCGTCCGGCGACGCCCCCGCGAGCTGGCCGAGCTGCGCGCCAATGTCGCCCTGGTGCTCCAGGACCCGCGATCCTCCCTCGATCCGAGAATGAATGTGGGACGGACCATCGCCGAGCCGCTGCGATCGCCGCTGCTGCGCCGGGACCGGAGCCGCCAGGACGCGGCTGCCCAGCTGGCCAGGGTGATGACCGAGGTCGGGCTGGATCCCGAGGCGGCGAACCGGTTCCCCCACGAGTTCTCCGGTGGGCAGCGCCAACGCATCGCCATCGCCCGCGCCCTGGTCACCCGCCCGGCGGTGCTGCTGGCCGACGAGCCGGTCTCCGCCCTGGACGTGTCGGTGCGCGCCCAGATCCTCAATCTGCTTCTGGAACTGGTGAACGCCCGCGGTCTCACCATGGTCTTCGTCTCCCACGATCTGGCCGTGGTGCGCCACCTGTGCGACGAGGTGGCGGTGATGAAGGACGGCCGGATCGTCGAGTCCGGCCACCTGGCGGACGTCTACGCGGAGCCGCAGCACGCCGTCACCCGCGACCTGCTCGCGGCGATACCCAGGATCAAGGTCTGA
- the serA gene encoding phosphoglycerate dehydrogenase — MKALLLENIHDEAVRTLRSEGYQVERLSKALGEDELIEALDGVDLLGVRSRTNVTRRVVEARGDTLTAVGAFCIGTNQLDLGSLSEAGVAAFNAPYSNTRSVVELVLAEIIALARRLGDRNTQMHHGVWRKSASGSHEIRGRKLGIVGYGNIGSQLSVLAEAMGMRVWFYDVADKLPLGNARKCDSLEELLQTVETVSIHVDGRPENRGIIGAAEFETMRPRTLFLNLSRGGVVDVDALAENLRTGHIAGAAVDVFPTEPKSGDEPFISPLTQLDNVVLTPHVGGSTQEAQVDIGRYVANKLIDYAENASTSMSVNLPDIAPATTRGTRIGHLHHNVPGVMATLNRLIADYGGNVTYQALATRDDLGYAVLDIAETDRGLLAEVADLDATIRARVL; from the coding sequence ATGAAGGCACTCCTGCTCGAGAATATTCACGACGAAGCCGTTCGGACCCTGCGATCCGAGGGCTACCAGGTGGAGAGGCTGAGCAAGGCCTTGGGCGAGGATGAGCTGATCGAGGCGCTCGACGGGGTCGACCTGCTGGGGGTGCGCTCGCGCACCAACGTCACCCGGCGCGTGGTGGAGGCTCGTGGGGACACCCTCACCGCGGTGGGGGCCTTCTGCATCGGCACGAACCAACTCGATCTGGGCTCCCTGTCGGAGGCCGGCGTCGCAGCCTTCAACGCCCCCTACTCCAACACCAGGTCGGTGGTCGAGCTGGTCCTCGCGGAGATCATCGCGCTGGCACGTCGGCTCGGGGACCGCAACACCCAGATGCACCACGGGGTGTGGCGCAAGAGCGCGTCCGGATCCCACGAGATCCGCGGCCGCAAGCTCGGCATCGTCGGCTACGGCAACATCGGCTCACAGCTCTCGGTGCTGGCGGAGGCGATGGGGATGAGGGTCTGGTTCTACGACGTCGCCGACAAGCTGCCGCTGGGCAATGCCCGCAAGTGCGACAGTCTCGAGGAGCTGCTGCAGACTGTCGAGACCGTCAGCATCCACGTCGACGGACGCCCGGAGAACCGCGGGATCATCGGAGCGGCCGAGTTCGAGACGATGCGTCCGCGCACCCTCTTCCTCAACCTCTCCCGGGGCGGAGTGGTCGACGTCGACGCCCTGGCCGAGAACCTGCGCACCGGCCATATCGCAGGGGCGGCGGTCGACGTCTTCCCCACCGAGCCGAAATCCGGGGACGAGCCCTTCATCTCCCCGCTCACCCAGCTCGACAATGTGGTGCTCACCCCCCATGTGGGCGGATCCACCCAGGAGGCGCAGGTCGACATCGGGCGGTACGTGGCCAACAAGCTCATCGACTACGCCGAGAACGCCTCGACCAGTATGAGCGTGAACCTGCCCGATATCGCTCCGGCCACCACACGTGGCACCCGGATCGGCCACCTGCACCACAACGTGCCCGGCGTGATGGCCACTCTCAACAGGCTCATCGCCGACTACGGCGGCAACGTCACCTATCAGGCTCTGGCCACCCGTGACGATCTCGGCTACGCCGTACTCGACATCGCCGAGACCGATCGCGGACTGCTCGCAGAGGTCGCGGACCTGGACGCCACCATCCGCGCACGGGTGCTCTGA
- a CDS encoding ABC transporter substrate-binding protein, with protein MRAGLRAAAAACALVLALSGLAGCSQEGASDTVVLGATAAPPTLDLTTNNAAAIPQTLLYNVYETLLRVDDGGELRPLLARSWSQSADGLRYAFRLDDRARFASGARVDAAAVADSLNRMRSRPTIEVVRTQLAAVAAVSAQGEDTVVITLKQRDNFLLYNLSGVAGIIIDPARRSDLARHPAGSGPYRVTGFSPGESVDLEASATAWHERPQVPRVRFSYYADATSQTAALLSGDLDVITDLTTPQAVSRFSDPKRFTVTRGTTNGEVVLGLNNFTKALSDRRVREAINMAIDRKGLLDVVWNGQGTLIGSMVPPTDPWYTDLSKRWPYDPARARSLLAQAGHAHGLTLRLRVPTLPYATASTRVITDMLGRVGITVVTDELEFPARWLDVVYTRADYDMTVIAHVEPHDIVNWANPDYYWRYRNPTFTRLIAEAASGPAGQSTAKMRQAATILSDDAAGDFLYLMPKITVAKAGITGLQRNAASLSFDLTSLRRSSR; from the coding sequence ATGAGAGCAGGCCTGCGGGCGGCGGCTGCCGCCTGCGCCCTGGTGCTGGCGCTGAGCGGGCTGGCGGGATGCTCCCAGGAGGGGGCCTCGGACACCGTGGTCCTCGGCGCCACAGCCGCCCCACCGACCCTCGACCTCACCACCAACAACGCTGCCGCGATCCCCCAGACGCTGCTCTACAACGTCTACGAGACCCTGCTGCGGGTCGACGACGGCGGCGAGCTGAGGCCTCTGCTGGCCAGATCGTGGTCTCAGTCGGCCGACGGCCTGCGCTACGCCTTCCGCCTCGACGACCGTGCCCGGTTCGCGTCCGGCGCCCGGGTCGACGCCGCCGCGGTGGCCGACTCGTTGAACCGGATGCGCTCCCGACCGACGATCGAGGTGGTCCGCACCCAGCTGGCAGCCGTGGCGGCGGTCAGCGCCCAGGGCGAGGACACGGTCGTGATCACTCTCAAGCAGCGCGACAACTTTCTGCTCTACAACCTCTCCGGAGTCGCAGGCATCATCATCGACCCGGCCCGTCGCAGCGACCTGGCCCGTCACCCCGCCGGCTCCGGGCCGTACCGGGTGACCGGCTTCTCGCCCGGTGAGTCGGTCGATCTGGAGGCCTCGGCCACCGCCTGGCATGAGCGCCCGCAGGTGCCCAGGGTGAGGTTCAGCTACTACGCCGATGCCACCTCCCAGACCGCCGCACTGCTGTCGGGGGACCTCGACGTCATCACCGACCTCACCACGCCGCAGGCCGTCTCCCGATTCTCCGACCCGAAGCGGTTCACCGTCACCCGGGGCACCACCAACGGCGAGGTCGTGCTCGGCCTCAACAACTTCACGAAGGCGCTGTCGGACCGACGGGTCCGGGAGGCGATCAACATGGCCATCGACCGGAAGGGCCTCCTGGACGTCGTGTGGAACGGGCAGGGCACCCTCATCGGATCGATGGTGCCACCCACCGACCCCTGGTACACCGACCTGTCGAAGCGCTGGCCCTATGACCCGGCGCGGGCCCGCAGCCTGCTGGCGCAGGCGGGACACGCGCACGGGCTGACGCTGCGGCTCCGGGTCCCCACGCTGCCGTACGCGACCGCATCCACCCGCGTCATCACCGACATGCTCGGGCGCGTCGGCATCACGGTGGTCACCGACGAGCTGGAGTTCCCCGCCCGCTGGCTCGACGTCGTGTACACCCGTGCCGACTACGACATGACCGTCATCGCCCATGTGGAGCCGCACGACATCGTCAACTGGGCCAACCCCGACTACTACTGGCGATATCGCAACCCCACCTTCACCAGGCTCATCGCCGAGGCCGCCTCCGGGCCGGCCGGCCAGTCCACCGCGAAGATGCGTCAGGCGGCCACCATCCTGTCCGATGACGCCGCCGGGGACTTCCTCTACCTGATGCCGAAGATCACTGTCGCGAAGGCCGGGATCACCGGACTCCAGCGCAACGCGGCCTCGTTGAGCTTCGACCTCACGTCACTGCGGAGGAGCTCCAGATGA
- a CDS encoding sigma-70 family RNA polymerase sigma factor, which yields MTIPSTGSGEARGRDEVEETDQQRAERFERDAMEFLDQLYGSALRMTRNAADAEDVVQETYAKAFASFKQFKPGTNLKAWLFRILTNTYINTYRKAQRRPQTSDDENVEDWQIARAASHQATGLRSAEVEALDTMPDTQVLRALDSLSDDFREVVTLADVEGFSYKEIAQIMGTPIGTVMSRLNRARKQLRGQLVDVAGARGIGPKAGEVDEETLGQEVHS from the coding sequence ATGACTATTCCTTCCACCGGGTCCGGCGAGGCGCGGGGGCGCGACGAGGTCGAGGAGACCGACCAGCAGCGCGCCGAGCGCTTCGAACGCGACGCCATGGAGTTCTTGGACCAGCTCTACGGGTCGGCCCTGCGCATGACCCGCAACGCCGCGGATGCGGAGGACGTCGTCCAGGAGACCTACGCCAAGGCGTTCGCCTCGTTCAAGCAGTTCAAGCCCGGCACCAACCTCAAGGCGTGGTTGTTCCGGATCCTCACGAACACCTATATCAACACCTATCGGAAGGCCCAGCGGCGCCCGCAGACCTCCGATGACGAGAACGTCGAGGACTGGCAGATCGCCCGGGCGGCGTCACATCAGGCCACCGGGCTGCGGTCGGCCGAGGTCGAGGCCCTTGACACGATGCCGGACACCCAGGTGCTCCGGGCGCTGGACAGCCTGTCCGATGACTTCCGCGAGGTCGTGACGCTTGCCGACGTCGAGGGTTTCTCGTACAAGGAGATCGCTCAGATCATGGGTACCCCGATCGGCACCGTGATGTCACGGCTCAATCGCGCGCGCAAGCAGTTGCGCGGTCAGCTGGTCGATGTCGCCGGGGCCAGGGGCATCGGGCCCAAGGCGGGAGAGGTCGATGAGGAGACCCTCGGCCAGGAGGTGCACTCATGA
- the aroA gene encoding 3-phosphoshikimate 1-carboxyvinyltransferase has translation MTDPRHTSSPVPWPAPEATAGIGGRTVVPGSKSQTNRALLLAGLSDRPSVLDGVLASRDTMLMRDGLAALGVGLQELAPGRVRIDPPSALHAAHDPIDCGLAGTVMRFLPAAAALAAGRTRFIGDPAATVRPVAPVLDGLRQLGVVVDDRRLPFTLDVPARLAGREVTIDSSGSSQFISALLLSAAHYPRGIDLRHRGGSVPSAPHIAMTVGMLVERGVVVEQPGEDRWIVGPGPIRGMDVVVEPDLTNAAVFLAAAMAAGGTVRVPGWPSDTTQPGRLFLDVAQMMGAEASVQDGTATVTGTGALHGAGIDLHAASELTPVVAALAALAEGRTVITGVAHIRGHETDRLAALETELSRVGAKVRQTADGLEILGRGPAALHPARMRTYADHRMAHAAALVGLEVPGVTLDDVTCTSKTMPDFPAMWADLVNHR, from the coding sequence GTGACTGATCCTCGCCACACCTCCTCCCCGGTCCCCTGGCCCGCACCGGAGGCCACCGCCGGCATCGGCGGCCGAACCGTCGTGCCCGGCTCCAAGTCCCAGACCAACCGGGCCCTGCTGCTGGCCGGACTGTCCGACCGGCCCAGCGTCCTGGACGGAGTGCTCGCGAGCCGTGACACCATGCTCATGAGGGACGGTCTGGCCGCGCTGGGGGTCGGGCTGCAGGAACTGGCCCCGGGGCGGGTGAGGATCGATCCACCGTCGGCACTGCACGCCGCACATGACCCGATCGACTGCGGTCTGGCCGGCACCGTGATGAGATTCCTCCCGGCGGCCGCCGCGCTCGCCGCGGGCCGCACCCGGTTCATCGGCGACCCCGCCGCAACGGTGCGCCCGGTCGCCCCGGTGCTCGACGGGCTGCGACAGCTGGGGGTTGTGGTCGACGATCGGCGGCTTCCGTTCACCCTTGATGTCCCCGCGCGGCTGGCCGGACGCGAGGTGACCATCGATTCGTCGGGCTCCAGCCAGTTCATCTCGGCCCTGCTGCTGTCGGCCGCCCACTACCCCCGCGGCATCGACCTGCGTCACCGCGGCGGATCGGTGCCCTCGGCCCCCCACATCGCGATGACCGTCGGGATGCTGGTCGAGCGCGGCGTCGTCGTCGAACAGCCCGGAGAGGACCGCTGGATCGTCGGGCCCGGCCCGATCCGTGGGATGGATGTCGTGGTGGAACCCGATCTCACCAATGCCGCCGTCTTCCTGGCAGCGGCGATGGCGGCCGGAGGCACGGTGCGGGTCCCGGGCTGGCCGTCGGACACCACCCAGCCGGGCCGCCTCTTCCTCGACGTGGCACAGATGATGGGAGCCGAGGCCTCGGTCCAGGACGGTACGGCCACCGTCACCGGCACCGGCGCCCTGCACGGAGCCGGGATCGATCTGCACGCCGCCTCCGAGCTCACCCCGGTCGTCGCCGCCCTGGCCGCTCTGGCCGAGGGGCGCACGGTCATCACAGGCGTCGCCCATATCCGCGGTCACGAGACCGACCGGCTGGCGGCCCTGGAGACCGAGCTGTCGCGGGTCGGCGCGAAGGTCCGGCAGACCGCCGACGGGCTGGAGATCCTCGGTCGCGGGCCCGCGGCACTGCATCCCGCCCGGATGCGCACCTATGCCGACCACCGGATGGCCCACGCCGCCGCCCTCGTCGGCCTGGAGGTGCCCGGGGTGACCCTCGACGACGTCACCTGCACCTCCAAGACGATGCCGGACTTCCCCGCCATGTGGGCCGATCTGGTGAACCACCGGTGA
- a CDS encoding ABC transporter permease: MRRAGLVIGSTLVGLIVLAALVSLLWTPYDPNLVVPAERLQGPSVRHLLGTDGFGSDIASRLLVGARTCLLVGIVSVVIAAGIGVPWGMASAMLRRPWSRIGARASDLLYAFPALLLAIILAAAVGGSTVTGMIAIGISTVPVFARITRTASWQVLSQDYVLAARSSGIGWPAIARTHVLPNIAPLIGVQASVAYGMAILAEAALSYLGLATPATVPTWGRMLRDAQTYLFNSPAQTLWPGLAIAAAVMGFTLLGDGLRDFLDPRLRELR; the protein is encoded by the coding sequence ATGAGACGTGCCGGCCTGGTCATCGGAAGCACCCTGGTGGGCCTCATCGTCCTCGCCGCGCTGGTGTCCCTGCTGTGGACCCCCTACGATCCGAACCTGGTCGTGCCCGCGGAGCGCCTCCAGGGGCCCTCGGTCAGGCACCTGCTGGGCACCGACGGATTCGGCTCCGACATCGCCTCCCGGTTGCTGGTCGGTGCCCGGACCTGTCTGCTGGTGGGGATCGTCTCGGTGGTCATCGCGGCCGGCATCGGCGTGCCGTGGGGGATGGCCTCGGCGATGCTGCGGCGTCCCTGGTCGCGGATCGGCGCCCGGGCCTCCGACCTGCTCTACGCCTTCCCCGCCCTGCTGCTGGCCATCATCCTGGCGGCCGCGGTCGGAGGCTCGACGGTCACCGGGATGATCGCCATCGGCATCTCCACCGTCCCGGTCTTCGCACGCATCACCCGGACCGCCAGCTGGCAGGTGCTCAGCCAGGACTACGTGCTGGCCGCACGGTCATCGGGGATCGGCTGGCCGGCCATCGCCCGGACCCACGTGCTGCCCAACATCGCCCCTCTCATCGGTGTGCAGGCGTCAGTGGCCTACGGGATGGCGATCCTGGCCGAGGCCGCGCTGAGCTACCTCGGCCTGGCCACCCCGGCGACCGTGCCCACCTGGGGCAGGATGCTTCGCGATGCGCAGACCTACCTGTTCAACAGCCCGGCCCAGACCCTGTGGCCCGGGCTGGCGATCGCCGCGGCCGTGATGGGCTTCACCCTGCTGGGCGACGGTCTGCGCGATTTCCTGGACCCCCGACTGCGGGAGCTGCGATGA